The following DNA comes from Phytohabitans rumicis.
TGATTGCCGTTCTTGATAACGTCTGACCTGGGCGTGGGCTTGGGGGACGTAGGCGGTGAACGGCGGCGGCGCGATGAGCCTGCGTAAGCGGGTACTGGTCCTTGGCGGTGCCGACTTCTTCGGCCTGCACCTGGCCCGGCGGTTGGTGGATGAGGGCTACCACGTGGTGGTGGTCGACAACCTCACGCGCGGGCGTGACCCCAAGGAGGTCGCCGCTCTCGGCGCGGTCCCCGGCGTCGAGATCATCGGGGGCGACCTGTCCGACGGCGCGACCTGGGCCGCGCTGCCCCGCGGCTGGGCACAGATCTACCTGCTCGGCGGTGGCCCGCTGCCCCGCGTGATCGAGGCCGACCCGGTGCGGGTGGTGCGCGGGCACGCGCTGGCCGCCCTGCACCTGCTGGACTGGGCCGCCCCCGGCGACAAGGTGTTCTTCGCCTCCTCCGGCGAGGTGCACGCGGACGGCGTGGAGAACGGCGTCGTGCAGGTGCCCACCGAGGAGAGCGAGCCGGTCGTGGTCGGCGACCTCGCCGAGCCCCGGTCCGCGTACGCGGCCAGCCGGCTGCTGGCCGAGGCCGCGCTGGTCCATGCCGCGCGCGCCGGCCGCAGCCGCGTCGTGGTCGGGCGCTTCTACGACGTGTACGGCCCGCGGATGAGCACCGACCACCTGATCCCGCAGATGTGCGTGCGCGCGGTCAAGGGCGAGGACCCGTTCCTGGTCGCCGGGCCGCACCGGCGCCGGGCGTTCTGCTACATCGACGACGCGGTCGAGGCGACGCTGCGGCTGATGGAGCAGCCGGCCGCCGTCGGTGAGATCGTCCACATCGGAAACGACTCGGCCCAGACCACGGTCGGCGACCTGGCCCGGATGGTGCTGCGCATCGCCGGCGTGGAGGCGAAGGTGCTGGCCGAGCCGGCCGCGTCCAACTCGCCCGCCCGCCGCGCCCCGGACCTGTCCAAGCTGCGCCGGCTCACCGGTTTCGAGCCCTCGGTGGAGCTGGCCGAGGGCGTGCGGCGCACCTTCTACTGGTACCGGCGTACCTGGCGGTCATGACATCCGTCATGCCCGGAGGCTGACGGCCGGCAGCGCCTTGGGGGCGAAGAGCGGGCGACCGTAAGAGGCATGACACCAACCATCGCTCTTCGCGGCGTCACCAAGCGGTACGGCGACGTGACCGCGGTCGACGGCCTCGACCTGTCCATCCAGCCCGGCGAGGTGGTGGCCCTGCTCGGGCCGAACGGCGCCGGCAAGTCCACCACCATCGACATGCTGCTCGGGCTGACCCGGCCGGACGGCGGCGCGGCCCGGCTCTTCGAGCTGCCCCCGGTCGAGGCGATCGCCCGCGGCCGGGTCGGCGCGATGCTCCAGTCTGGCGGCCTGCTGCCCGACCTGAGCGTCGCCGAGATCGTCGAGCTGGCCGCCGCGCTGCAGCCCAAGAGTCGCCCCGTCGCCCAGGTGCTGGAGCGCGCGGGCCTCGCCGACCTCGCCAAGCGCCGGGTGGGCAAGCTGTCCGGCGGCCAGCAGCAGCGGGTGCGCTTCGCGATGGCACTCGTCGCCGACCCCGAGCTGATCGTGCTCGACGAGCCCACCACCGGGCTGGACGTCGAGGCCCGGCGCGCCTTCTGGGCGGCGATGCGGGACGAGAGCGGCCACGGCCGGACCGTCCTGTTCGCCACGCACTACCTGGACGAGGCCGACGCGTACGCCGACCGGATCGTCTTCATGCGCGCCGGACGGGTGGTCGCCGACGGCACCGCCGCACAGATCAAGGCGCTCGTGTCGGGCCGTACCATCCGGGCCACCCTGCCGGGCGCGGACCTGAACGCCCTCGCGGCGCTGCCCGGCGTCGACGAGGTGGAAAGCCGCGGCGACGCGGTGCTGCTGACCTGCCGCGACTCGGACGCCGCCCTGCGCGCACTGCTCACCAGCACGCCTGCCCGCGACATCGAGGTGAACGCGCGCGGCCTGGAGGACGCCTTCGTCGCGCTGACCATGGAAGGGGCGGCGGCACAATGACTACGTACCTGAAGATGGAGCTCAAGCGCCTGCTGCGGAACCGGCGCGTGGTGATCTTCAGTCTGCTGATGCCGGCCCTGCTCTTGCTGGTCTTCGGCGGGCTCAACAAGGGACAGACGCTGGACGGCGCGTCCGTGACCGCGTACCTGATGGTGAGCCTGGGGGTCTTCGGCTCGATGAGCAGCGCGATGAGCCTGGGCGGCTCGATCGCCCTGGAACGCGGCATCGGCTGGAACCGCCAGCTGCGGCTCACCCCGCTGCGCCCGTCCCGGTACGTCGCCATCAAGCTGCTGCTGTCGTTCCTGATGGCGCTGCCGCCGCTGGCCGTCGTGTACGTCCTCGGGGCGATCACGCTCGGCGTGCACCTGCCGGCCGGCACCTGGGCGCTGGTCGCCATCGGGTCGTGGCTGGGCGCCTTGCCGTTCGCGGCGCTCGGCCTGGTGATCGGGTACATCGCCACGCCGGAGAGCGTCCAGCCCATCTCCGGGCTGCTGACGATCGCGCTGGCGGCGTTCGGCGGGCTGTGGGTGCCGGTGGAGACCATGCCGCGGGTGATGCGCGACATCGCCGAGCTGACCCCGGCGTACTGGGTCGGGCAGGTCGCGCGCAGCCCGCTCTTCCACGGCTCGCTGAACCTGCACGCGGTCGCCGTCCTGCTGGCCTGGGCGGTGGGACTCGGGTTCGTGGCGCTGCGCCGGTTCCGTGCGGACACGGCCCGGGCGTGAGTACCGTGCGGACCATGGGTCGTGGGCGGTTCGTGTGGGTGTGGGCGGCCATCTGGCTGGTCTACCTCGGCGAGCCGCTCCGCGACGCGTGGCGCAGCGACGACGCCTGGGCCCGCGACCTCGGGCTCGCCACCGTGGCGCTCTTCGGGGTCGTCTTCGTCATCTTCTTCGTGATCATGCGGAAGGCCCGTTTCACGGGTCAGCCGATCCCCCTGGTCGCCCGGTGGGCCATCCCGGGCGTGCTGCTCGCCCTCACGATCGGCGTGGCGCCGGCCGTCGGGGAAAGCGCGCTGGGCATGCTCACCTACGTGGCGGTCACCGGCTTCTTCACGCTGCCGATGCGGCCGGCCCTGGTGCTCGCCGCCGTGCTCGCCGCCACGCCCATCGTGCTGCCGCACTTCGTCGGCGGCTGGGAGCCCCAGTACGGCCTGGCGTTCTCCATCTTCCTGGCGTCCTTCGCGGTGTGGGGCGTGGTCCAGCTCATCACCCGCAACGCCCAGCTCACCGCCGCCCGGGAGGAGATCGCCCGGCTGGCCGTCGCCGACGAGCGCAACCGGCTCGCCCGCGACCTGCACGACCTGCTCGGCCACTCGCTGACCGTGGTCGCGGTCAAGGCCGAGCTGGCCGGGCGCCTGGTCAAGCTGGCACCCGAACGCGCCGAGGAGGAGATCGCCGACGTGGAGCGGCTCGCCCGGCAGTCCCTGCGCGACGTGCGCGCGGCGGTTGCCGGGTACGCCGAGGCGTCGCTCGCGGCGGAACTGGCCGGCGCGCAGGCCGCCCTCACCGCCGCCGGCATCGAGGCCGACCTGCCCGACGACGTGGAGTCCGTGCCGGCGGACCGGCGCCCGCTCTTCGGCTGGGTGGTCCGCGAGGGCGTCACCAACGTGGTGCGGCACAGCGGCGCCAAGCGCTGCCGGATCCGGATCGTGCCCTCCGAGGTGGAGATCACCGACGACGGTCACGGGCCGTCGGAGGGCGCCGCCGGGCGCGGGCTCGCCGGCCTGCGGGAACGGGCCGAGGCCGCCGGCGGGTCGCTCACCATCGGCCACGCGCCCGACCAGGGGTTCACGCTGCGGGTACGCGTACCGTGATCCGCCTGCTGCTGGCCGACGACCAGGCGCTCGTGCGCGGCGCCCTGGCCGCCCTGCTGTCCATGGAGGCCGACCTCGAGGTGGTGGCCGAGGTCGGCCGCGGCGACGAGGTGGTCGAGGCGGCCCGCCGCACCCGTCCCGACGTGGCGCTGCTGGACGTGGAGATGCCCGGCCTCGACGGCCTGGCCGCCACCGCGGCCCTGCGCGTGGCGCTGCCGGCCTGCAAGGTGCTCGTGGTGACCACGTTCGGCCGCCCCGGGTACCTGCGCCGGGCGATGGCGGCCGGCGCGAGCGGCTTCGTGGTCAAGGACACGCCGGCCCGCCAGCTCGCCGACGCGGTACGCCGGGTCGCGGCCGGGCTGCGCGTGGTCGACCCGGGCCTCGCGGCGGAGTCGCTCGCCAGCGGGGACGGCCCGCTCACCCAGCGGGAGGCCGACGTGCTGCGCGCGGCCCGGGACGGCGGCACGATCGCGGACATCGCCGCCGCGCTCGGCCTCTCCGAGGGACGGTGCGCAACCACCTCTCCTCGGCCATCGGCAAGACCGGCGCGCGTACCCGCGCCGAAGCGGTCCGCCTCGCCGACCAGGGCGGCTGGCTGTGAACGCCGTCCGCGACCTGGTGGAGGCGCACCTGCCGGGCTACGTGGTCACCTCCGTCGTGCGGCTCGGCAGCGGGCTGGACAACGTGGCGTACGAGGTCAACGGCGAGCTGATCGTCCGCTTCGGCAAGGGCGCCGACGCCGACCGGGAGGCGCGGCTGCTCACCGCCGTGCGGAGCATCTCGCCGCTGCCCGTCCCGGAGCCCCGGTTCACCGACGCGGGCTGCCTGGCGTACCCGAAGCTGCCCGGCGTCCCGCTGCTGGAAGCGCCCACAGTGGACGGAGTCCGCGTCGCGGCCGTGCTCGGCGAGCTGCTGGCCGCGCTGCACGCCGCGCCGGTCGAGCGGATGGCCCGGCTGGTGGACGCCGACGAGCTGGCGCTGGCCGACTGGCGGCGCGAGGCCGTCGAGACGTACGCGGCCATCGCCGGGCAGGTGCCCGCCGAGTTCCGGCGGCGGATCGAGGCGTTCCTGGAGGCGGCTCCGCCGCACGACGCGGAGGCGCTGGTCTTCTCCCACAACGACCTGGGCATCGAGCACGTCCTCGTCGACCCGGGTACGGGGGCGGTGACCGGCGTCATCGACTGGAGCGACGCGGCCCTCGTGGACCCCGCGTTCGACTTCGGCCTCATCCACCGCGACCTGGGTCCGGCGGCGCTGGCGGCGGCGATGCGCGCCTACGGGTCGTCCGATGTGGAGCAGCGCGCCGTCTTCTACGCCCGGTGCGCTGTCTTCGAGGACCTGGCGTACGGGGTCGAGACCGGCCGCGGCGCGTACGTGACCAAGTCGCTGACCGCCCTCGCCTGGCTCTTCCCGCCGTAACGCACCAGCGTTCAAGACGCGGGCGCGGCGCCGGGGGACGATCGCACCCGTGAAACCTGTGAACCTGGCCGCGGCGCTGGCCTCCTTCGACGACGTGTACAGCCCGCGGATCGTCGCGCGCATGAACGACTACGACGTGCGGATCGCCCACACCAAGGGCGAGCACGTGTGGCACGTGCACGCGGACACCGACGAGTTCTTCCTGGTCCTCGACGGGCAGTTCGACGTCGCGCTGCGCGACGCCGACGGTAACGAGACCACGGTGGTGCTGCGCCAGGGCGACACGTTCGTCGTACCGAAGGGCACCGAGCACAAGCCGTCCTCGCCGGGCGGGTCGATCCTGATGTTCGAGCCGTCCGGCACGCTCACGACGGGGGACCGCCACGAGGGCGAGGTGCCCGACCACGTCGACAGCACCACCGGCCACGAACTGGCCTAGGCAGCCCAGCTCGTAGCGCGGATCGGGTGCCCGACCCTCGTTGATCAAGGACTTTCGCGTCGATCAAGGGCAAACGGCCGTGGATCGGAGATCAAAGCACGACCGTATGCCCTTGATCGACGCACAAATCCTTGATCGGCGCGGCCGCCGGGCTGGCCAGCGGCACGATCCATCCGATCCTGGCCCGGCTGGAGGGGTTGGGCTGGCTCACCGTCCGGCTTTTGCTGTCCGCGCCGGGCCCTGCGCCGCAGCCTGCGTCACCAGCCGGCGACGCCGAAGGGCTCACCGCGCAGGTAGAGCCCTACACCCTCGGCGGTGTAGGGCACCGTGTTCGGCGGCAGCGTGCCGATCGGAAACCAGCCGATCCCGGCGCACTTGTGTGGCTCGGCGTTGACCGGCTCGCCGTGCCGGTCCGGGTCGGCCGTCGCCGCGAAGAACAGGCCAAGCCGGCCTTGGCCTTCCGGATTGCGGTAGTGCAGCGTGCCTGCCGGCCGGAGGTCCGCCGGGCCGAGGTGCACGCCCACCTCCTCGCGGGCCTCGCGCAGCACCGCGGCAAGCGCGTGCTCGCCGGCTTCGAGTTTGCCGCTGGGCAGGTTCCACAGACCGTCCGCGTACCCCGTGCCGTCACGCAGAGCGAGCAGGATGTCGCCGGCGCGGATCAGGAGAAGCATCACATCGATCGGACTTGTGTACGGCACGCGCCAAGGCTAGTTGGGGTCCTAGGCTTGGGCGCCATGCGGTTGGTACTCATCCGTCATGGTGAATCCGAGCACGGGCGCCGCGGCCTCGTCGCGGGCCCGCGGGGGTGTCCGGGCCTGACGCCGCGCGGCCGGGAGCAGGCGCGGGCGTTGCGCCGCCGCTTCGCGGACGAGGAGTTCGGCGCAGACGTGCTCCTTTCCAGCGGTACGCCGCGGGCGCAGGAGACCGCACGGATCCTGGCGCCCGCGGTGTACCGGTCCGACGACTTCATCGTCGACTGCGACCTGTGCGAGCTGCACCCCGGCCTCGGTGACGGGTTGCCGATCGCCGAGTTCGCCGCGAGGTACGGGTCATTCGACGTGCAGGCCGAGCCCAACCGGGTGGTGGCCCCGGGTGGCGAGTGCTGGAACGACTTCGTCAACCGGGTCCGCCGTACCGTCGACAACCTGCCGCGGCGCTTTCCGGGCCGGCGGGTGGTGGCGGTCAGCCACGGCGGGTTCATCTCGTGGACCCTGCTCACCCGGTTCGACGTGCCGCGCCCCGGCACCGGCGCGTACATCAACCCGGCCTTCACCTCGATCACGGAGTGGGAGTTCACCGAGCCGAACGGCCCGTGGCTGCTGATGCGCTACAACGACACCGCCCACCTCACGGCATAGCCCGCCGGCGCAGGGTAAGGCCCAGCCAGGCGACGCCGGCCGCCGCGACGACGAGGCCGGTGAGGTAGACCGGGGCGGGGAAGAGCGTCCGGAGGCTGCCGGGGATCATGCCGCCGACGTACAGGGCCACCGGGACGGCGGGCAGGATCCGGGCGCGCCAACTGGCCACGCCGAAGAGGGCGACGCCGGTCACCAGGACCACGCCGGTGACCGCGAACGCCCGGCCGGTCGCGCCGTCGACCAGACCGTCCACGACGCCGTCGCCGAGGTACGGGAACACGAAGTGCAGCGTGTACTCGATGGCGAACGCCCCGGCGAGCCCGGCCGCGTTGAGGGCGAAGCCGACCAGGCCCAGCACGCCGGACTCGGCGCGTTGTACGAGGTAGAGCGCGGCGACCGTGAAGAGCCCGGCCAGCGCGGCGAACGGGGCGATCGCGTGGGTGAAGCCGTTCTCCGGGAGGGCTCCGGCCCGCCGGGCGGCGTTGAAGACCAGCAGGGTCGCGCACACGGTCGCGGCGGCGCCGGCCAGGCGGTAGAGGCTGAAAGGAGTCATAACGCTTGTTATAAGGTACGTTATGGATCATGGCAACGGACGTAAGCGCCTCGTCAGAACTTCGTGACCGGTTCGTGGCGGCCGGACTCGAGGTGCTGCAGGAGCACGGCGCGGCCGAGCTGACGGTGCGGCGGGTCGCCGAGGCCGCCGGATCGTCCACGATGGGCATCTACACCCGGTTCGGCGGGCGGACCGGCATGCTGGAGGCCGTCTACCGGCGCGGGTTCGAGCTGCTGCGCGACGTGCTCACCGCCGTACCGCCCGGGTCGCCGCCGGACCGCATCGTCGCGCTGGGCCGGGCGTACCGGGAGTTCGCGCTCGCCAACCCCGCGCTCTACGCGCTGCTCTTCGAGCGCCCGATCGCCGGCTTCGACCCCTCACCGGAGCTGCGCGCCGAGGCGCTCGCGATGAACTTCACGCTGCTTGTCGACGAGGTCGCCGCGGCCGGCATACCGGCCAGATGGGACCCGCAGCGGGCGGCGTACCTGCTGTGGACCGCGATGCACGGCATTGTCAGCATCGAGCTGACGCACGCGCTGCGCAGCCCGCTGCCCGGCTGGTTCTTGAGCACCCCAGAGGTCGGCGAGCAGGTGCTCGTCGAGGGCGTGCGGGCCGTCCTGAAAGGACTATCCGGCTGAGCCTGCTCAACCAAACAAGGGGAACCCGTGTGACGGGCACTCCTCGATGCTCGGCGCCATCTCGGGTACGCAGTACGCCGGCAGCCCCACCAGCAGGTCGCGGTCGTAGACCAGCACGACCGCGCCGTCGAACGCGTGCCGCGACACCGGCGGCCCGAACTGCGCCCGCGCCACCGCCTCCGTACGCGACGCCGGGTTGCGGGTGTCCACGACGAGGAACGTGGCGTCGTGCGCGCCGGCGTCGTACCAGTCCGCTTTGGACTCCCACCGGTACGCGGCGATCCGCTCGCCGGCCACCACCGGCGCGACCTGCACCTTGCCGCCGGTGAGCACGGTGATGTTGTTGGCGTTCCAGTACTCGCCGACGCCGTAGCGCAGCCCGCGCGACTCCAGCCAGTCCGCCACGTCCACGGCGTGCCCCGGCTTCGACGGCGCGGTCGCGTGCGCGGCCAGCTCGGCGCCGAGCAGCGCGAGCACCACGACGGCGGGGACGAGAGTCCGTTGCGAGGAGGCCAGCCGCGGCCCCCACACCCGGCCGGCGAGCACCGCGCCGAGCGGCAGCACCGCCACCACCTGGCGGGCCGACAGCAGGTCGGTGGGCAGGGCGGAGACCACGAAGGCACCGACGTTCACCAGGATGCCCGCCGCGACCAGCTCGTCCAGCCTTTCGCTGTGCCGCCGGCGCAGCGCGCGGCTCACCACGACGGCCATCGCCGCGAGGGCGGCGAGCAGCCCGACCAGGTGCAGCAGGCTCATCGCCACACCGGCCGGGCCTTCCCGGTCCGGCGGGTACGCGCCGAAGTTGACCGCCAGCACGCGCGCCCCCAGCCACAGGTGCTTGCCGAGGTCGGCGACCGGGCTCAGCATGGCCTCGGCGGCGTGCGCGCCGAAGCCGCCGGCCAGCCGGATCGCGTACATCGTGGCCTGCGCGAGCAGCACCGACCCGAGGCCGGCGAGGACCAGCCGGGCGTCCAGCCCGCGCCACTCCTTCCCCCGTAACGCGCGGAAGCCGCCGACGGCGATCAGCGGCAGCACGCCGATGTACATCACCAGGGGGTCGGCGATCTGCCCCCAGGCGAGCATCGCGGCGATCGCGTACGGCACCCAGCGTCCGGGTTTGGCGCGCTCCAGGACGAGCCAGGTGAGCAGCAGCGGGATGGCCGTACCGGTGTGGTCCGGCGAGCTGAGCTGGGTGACCGCCGCGAAGCCCAGCGCCGGCACCGCGACGATCGCGACCGCCACCGCGACCCGGAAGACCGCCTCGCGGCCGGTGGCCCGGCCCTTCGCCGCCGCGGCGACCACGAGCACGAGCAGCGTGAACACCAGGGCGGCGACGGCGTGGGTGGTGTCGGCGTGGTAGCCGTACACCGCCTCGACGAGCGCGAAGAGGAGCAGCTCGTTGGTGTAGAACGACACGTCGGTGACGGTCCAGCCGCTGAGCAGGACGTTGCCGTGCAGCATGTCCCACGCCTGGATGGCGTTGCTCGCGCCGTCCGAGTTGACCCCGACGCCCCGGGATATCGCCAGGTACGCCGCGAACAGGACCGGGACCGCCGCGACCACCAGCCACCCCAACCGCTGCCGCGCCCTGACGTTAGCTTCGGCCACCACCCGCTCCACTGGTGGCACCGTACCGCACGAACAAATGAACCCTGCGGCGGAACCACACGTACCACCGGGTACTCGTCATCGTTGTGAGGGAGCCTATGGACCGCCCCCGAGCCCGGCACGTGGACCGGCGCGACCAAGGACTGCGCCGGCAGCGTACGGTCACCCAGGCGACGGCGGGCGGCGCAGCCGCGCTCGCCGTTCTCTTCGGATGGGCGTTCGCGCAGCCCAAGGAGGCACCGGCGGTCGAGCCCGCGAGCTCGACCAAGTCGCCGTCCGCCACCAAAAAGCCGGCCACCAAGAAGCCGTCCGCCACCAAGAGCCCGGCGGCGGAGCAGGCGCCGGACGAGGAGGCCACGCTGGAGCCGCCCGAGCAGGCTCCGGAAGAGGCTCCCGAGGTGGCCCCCCAGGAAGAGCCCGACGCGCAGTCGGGCGGGTCATGACCACCACCCGCTACCGTGTCGCCTTTCCGGCGCTCGGCACCACAGCGGTGCTGCTGGTCACCGACGAGGCCGCGCTGCCCGAGGCGGAACGCCTCCTGCGCGCCGAGCTGGCCGCCGTCGACGAGGCGTACAGCCGGTTCCGGCCCGACTCGGAGATCATGCGGCTGCCCCGGGGGCGGGCCGCGCCGGTGAGCCCAATGCTCGCCGCCGCGCTCGCCGCCGCCCTGCGCGCCGCCGCGGCCACCGATGGCCTGGTCGACCCGACGGTCGGCCAGGCCATGGTCGACCTCGGGTACGACCGGGACTTCGCCGCGCTGTCCCACGACGTGGACGTCGCCGCGGTGACTCCGCGGCCGGCGCCCGGGTGGTGGCGGATCCGGACCGAACCCGGCCGGGTGCTGGTGCCCCACGGCGTGGTGCTGGACCTCGGGTCGACGGGCAAGGCGTTCGCGGCCGACCGGGCGGCGGCCCGGATCGCGGAGCTGGGCTGCGGCGTCCTGGTGTCGCTGGGCGGCGACCTGGCCACCGCGGGTCCGGCGCCCGAGGGCGGCTGGCTGGTCGGGATCGGCGACGACCACCGGACCGGCGGCGACGCGCTCGTGACGATCCGGTCCGGGGCGCTCGCCACCTCCAGCGTCACCCAGCGCGCCTGGCGCCGGGGCGGGCGCGCGGTGCACCACATCGTCGACCCGCGTACCGGAGATGTGCCGGAACCTGTGTGGCGTACCGTGTCGGTCGCCGCACGGACCTGTGTGGACGCGAACGCCGCGGCCACCGCGGCGATCGTCCGCGGGCACGGCGCGGACGCCTGGTTGCGCGACGCCGGCCTGCCGGCGCGCCTGGTCGCCCACGACGGACGGGTCGTGGCGGTCGCCAATTGGAGCAACCATGCCTGACGTGTCGCTCTGGCATGCCGCGCGGGCCAGCGGCATGGTCTCGATGCTCCTGCTCACGGCCACCGTGCTGCTGGGCATCCTGGGGCCGATGCGGGTGGGCACGGTCACCTGGCCCCGGTTCACGCTCGCCGGGCTGCACCGCAACATCTCGCTGCTCACGCTGGCACTGCTGGCGGTGCACATCGTGAGCGTCTCCGCCGACTCGTACGTGCCGATCCGGTGGATCGACAACGTCGTACCGTTCGTGTCGACGTACCACCCGTTCTGGCTCGGTCTGGGCACGGTGGCGTTCGACCTGATCCTGGCCCTGCTGGTCACCAGCCTGCTGCGGCCGCGGATCAACCAGCGGCTGTGGCGGGCGCTGCACTGGCTGGCGTACATCTGCTGGCCGATCGCGCTGGCGCACGGCCTGGGCATCGGCACCGACGCGATGTCCGGCTGGCCGTTGATCCTGGGGGTGCTCTGCGCGCTCGCCGTCCTGGCGGGTATGGCCTGGCGGCTCGCGTCCGCCCGCAAGAAGATCATGGCGAGGCTCTCATGACGATCATGTTGGAACGGGCCATGCCCGCGACCCTGCCCCGCCTCCTGGCCGGCGGGCGCCGGCTGGCGGAGCACCGCTCGACGTACGGGGCGATGCCGCTCGCCCGGTACGCCGGGGAGGCGGGGCGGCAGCGGCTCATCGACGAGGTGCTCGGGGCCGGGCTGCGCGGCCGGGGCGGGGCCGGCTTCCCGACCGGGCGCAAGCTCGCGACCGTCGCCGGCGGCGACAAACGGCCCGTGGTGATCGCGAACGGCTGCGAGTCCGAGCCGGCCAGCCGCAAGGACCGGATGCTGCTGACCGCGGCGCCGCACCTGGTGCTGGACGGCGCCGTGCTGGCCGCCCACGCGGTCGGCGCGGACCGGGTGATGCTCTGCGTCGAGCGCGGCTCCAGCCTCGCCGACCGGCTCGAACGCGAGCTCACCCAGCGCCGCGACGACCCGGTGAAGTGGCGGCTCGTCCGCGTCCCCCGGCGGTACGTGGCCAGCGAGGAGTCCGCCCTCGTGCACTACATCAACAGCGGCGACGCCCGCCCGACCGCGGTGCCGCCGCGGCCGTTCGAGCGCGGCGTCGGCGGCCGCCCCACGCTCGTCGACAACGTGGAGACCCTCGCGCACATCGCGCTGATCG
Coding sequences within:
- a CDS encoding NAD-dependent epimerase/dehydratase family protein; the encoded protein is MSLRKRVLVLGGADFFGLHLARRLVDEGYHVVVVDNLTRGRDPKEVAALGAVPGVEIIGGDLSDGATWAALPRGWAQIYLLGGGPLPRVIEADPVRVVRGHALAALHLLDWAAPGDKVFFASSGEVHADGVENGVVQVPTEESEPVVVGDLAEPRSAYAASRLLAEAALVHAARAGRSRVVVGRFYDVYGPRMSTDHLIPQMCVRAVKGEDPFLVAGPHRRRAFCYIDDAVEATLRLMEQPAAVGEIVHIGNDSAQTTVGDLARMVLRIAGVEAKVLAEPAASNSPARRAPDLSKLRRLTGFEPSVELAEGVRRTFYWYRRTWRS
- a CDS encoding ABC transporter ATP-binding protein; translation: MTPTIALRGVTKRYGDVTAVDGLDLSIQPGEVVALLGPNGAGKSTTIDMLLGLTRPDGGAARLFELPPVEAIARGRVGAMLQSGGLLPDLSVAEIVELAAALQPKSRPVAQVLERAGLADLAKRRVGKLSGGQQQRVRFAMALVADPELIVLDEPTTGLDVEARRAFWAAMRDESGHGRTVLFATHYLDEADAYADRIVFMRAGRVVADGTAAQIKALVSGRTIRATLPGADLNALAALPGVDEVESRGDAVLLTCRDSDAALRALLTSTPARDIEVNARGLEDAFVALTMEGAAAQ
- a CDS encoding ABC transporter permease — protein: MTTYLKMELKRLLRNRRVVIFSLLMPALLLLVFGGLNKGQTLDGASVTAYLMVSLGVFGSMSSAMSLGGSIALERGIGWNRQLRLTPLRPSRYVAIKLLLSFLMALPPLAVVYVLGAITLGVHLPAGTWALVAIGSWLGALPFAALGLVIGYIATPESVQPISGLLTIALAAFGGLWVPVETMPRVMRDIAELTPAYWVGQVARSPLFHGSLNLHAVAVLLAWAVGLGFVALRRFRADTARA
- a CDS encoding sensor histidine kinase; this encodes MGRGRFVWVWAAIWLVYLGEPLRDAWRSDDAWARDLGLATVALFGVVFVIFFVIMRKARFTGQPIPLVARWAIPGVLLALTIGVAPAVGESALGMLTYVAVTGFFTLPMRPALVLAAVLAATPIVLPHFVGGWEPQYGLAFSIFLASFAVWGVVQLITRNAQLTAAREEIARLAVADERNRLARDLHDLLGHSLTVVAVKAELAGRLVKLAPERAEEEIADVERLARQSLRDVRAAVAGYAEASLAAELAGAQAALTAAGIEADLPDDVESVPADRRPLFGWVVREGVTNVVRHSGAKRCRIRIVPSEVEITDDGHGPSEGAAGRGLAGLRERAEAAGGSLTIGHAPDQGFTLRVRVP
- a CDS encoding phosphotransferase family protein, coding for MNAVRDLVEAHLPGYVVTSVVRLGSGLDNVAYEVNGELIVRFGKGADADREARLLTAVRSISPLPVPEPRFTDAGCLAYPKLPGVPLLEAPTVDGVRVAAVLGELLAALHAAPVERMARLVDADELALADWRREAVETYAAIAGQVPAEFRRRIEAFLEAAPPHDAEALVFSHNDLGIEHVLVDPGTGAVTGVIDWSDAALVDPAFDFGLIHRDLGPAALAAAMRAYGSSDVEQRAVFYARCAVFEDLAYGVETGRGAYVTKSLTALAWLFPP
- a CDS encoding cupin domain-containing protein, whose amino-acid sequence is MKPVNLAAALASFDDVYSPRIVARMNDYDVRIAHTKGEHVWHVHADTDEFFLVLDGQFDVALRDADGNETTVVLRQGDTFVVPKGTEHKPSSPGGSILMFEPSGTLTTGDRHEGEVPDHVDSTTGHELA
- a CDS encoding NUDIX hydrolase yields the protein MLLLIRAGDILLALRDGTGYADGLWNLPSGKLEAGEHALAAVLREAREEVGVHLGPADLRPAGTLHYRNPEGQGRLGLFFAATADPDRHGEPVNAEPHKCAGIGWFPIGTLPPNTVPYTAEGVGLYLRGEPFGVAGW
- a CDS encoding histidine phosphatase family protein, with amino-acid sequence MRLVLIRHGESEHGRRGLVAGPRGCPGLTPRGREQARALRRRFADEEFGADVLLSSGTPRAQETARILAPAVYRSDDFIVDCDLCELHPGLGDGLPIAEFAARYGSFDVQAEPNRVVAPGGECWNDFVNRVRRTVDNLPRRFPGRRVVAVSHGGFISWTLLTRFDVPRPGTGAYINPAFTSITEWEFTEPNGPWLLMRYNDTAHLTA
- a CDS encoding TetR/AcrR family transcriptional regulator, translating into MATDVSASSELRDRFVAAGLEVLQEHGAAELTVRRVAEAAGSSTMGIYTRFGGRTGMLEAVYRRGFELLRDVLTAVPPGSPPDRIVALGRAYREFALANPALYALLFERPIAGFDPSPELRAEALAMNFTLLVDEVAAAGIPARWDPQRAAYLLWTAMHGIVSIELTHALRSPLPGWFLSTPEVGEQVLVEGVRAVLKGLSG
- a CDS encoding FAD:protein FMN transferase produces the protein MTTTRYRVAFPALGTTAVLLVTDEAALPEAERLLRAELAAVDEAYSRFRPDSEIMRLPRGRAAPVSPMLAAALAAALRAAAATDGLVDPTVGQAMVDLGYDRDFAALSHDVDVAAVTPRPAPGWWRIRTEPGRVLVPHGVVLDLGSTGKAFAADRAAARIAELGCGVLVSLGGDLATAGPAPEGGWLVGIGDDHRTGGDALVTIRSGALATSSVTQRAWRRGGRAVHHIVDPRTGDVPEPVWRTVSVAARTCVDANAAATAAIVRGHGADAWLRDAGLPARLVAHDGRVVAVANWSNHA
- a CDS encoding ferric reductase-like transmembrane domain-containing protein, which encodes MPDVSLWHAARASGMVSMLLLTATVLLGILGPMRVGTVTWPRFTLAGLHRNISLLTLALLAVHIVSVSADSYVPIRWIDNVVPFVSTYHPFWLGLGTVAFDLILALLVTSLLRPRINQRLWRALHWLAYICWPIALAHGLGIGTDAMSGWPLILGVLCALAVLAGMAWRLASARKKIMARLS